A single region of the Geobacillus subterraneus genome encodes:
- the hxlB gene encoding 6-phospho-3-hexuloisomerase, which produces MQTTQYLGEIIKELNRTVDFIADEEAEKLVNAILESKKIFVAGAGRSGFMSKSFAMRMMHMGLDAYVVGETITPNLEQDDILIIGSGSGETRSLVSMAEKAKRLGATIALVTISPESTIGQLADITVKLPGSPKDQSDNGYKTIQPMGSLFEQTLLLFYDAIILRCMEKKGLDSNTMFKRHANLE; this is translated from the coding sequence ATGCAGACTACGCAATATTTAGGTGAAATCATAAAAGAGTTAAATCGGACAGTCGATTTCATCGCTGATGAAGAAGCTGAAAAATTGGTAAATGCGATTCTCGAATCAAAGAAAATTTTTGTAGCCGGCGCAGGTAGATCTGGATTTATGTCCAAATCTTTTGCGATGCGAATGATGCACATGGGGTTAGACGCTTATGTAGTAGGCGAAACCATAACCCCTAACCTAGAACAAGATGACATTTTGATCATCGGATCGGGTTCAGGGGAAACGAGAAGTTTAGTTTCCATGGCCGAAAAAGCCAAAAGATTAGGTGCAACAATAGCGTTAGTGACCATTTCCCCTGAATCGACCATTGGACAATTAGCTGATATCACGGTCAAATTACCTGGCTCACCTAAAGACCAATCAGACAATGGATACAAAACCATACAGCCGATGGGATCACTATTTGAGCAAACCCTCTTACTATTCTATGATGCTATCATATTAAGATGTATGGAGAAAAAAGGATTGGACTCCAATACCATGTTTAAAAGACATGCCAATCTGGAATAG
- a CDS encoding bis-aminopropyl spermidine synthase family protein, with amino-acid sequence MSTIGIAAENRRIDALLLRALYFGPKSYWELMRAAQAQTHQVLKALQSLLEGELVVYDGDRFVITEAGRQQAETLSLERVAEQRCEACAGRGIVLRPPFDSVLAAFQDIAAMRPKATPDFDQGYVTPETTVRRLALMAQQGDLMGRDILLLGDDDLTSIAAALSGLPRRICVLDVDERIITFIRDVARDRGWDHVHAEVYDVRDELPSHLRGQFDVFFTDPVDTVKGLLLFLSRCTEGLRGPGAAGYFGLSYLEASWRKWRQIQQGILDMGYAITDMLGAFQDYLLEDIVALDWARMAPVPVKEPDIPFYVSTVYRLELVEEPQPLFFGRVELGQDLYYDEEFCVPLQE; translated from the coding sequence ATGTCGACAATAGGTATTGCTGCGGAAAACCGTCGGATCGACGCGCTTCTGCTTCGTGCACTCTACTTCGGTCCCAAATCTTACTGGGAGCTGATGCGGGCAGCGCAAGCCCAGACCCACCAGGTGCTGAAGGCCCTGCAGTCGCTCCTGGAGGGCGAACTGGTGGTCTACGACGGCGATCGCTTCGTGATCACCGAGGCGGGGCGTCAGCAGGCGGAAACTCTGAGTCTGGAACGGGTGGCCGAACAGCGTTGTGAGGCTTGCGCGGGGCGCGGCATTGTTCTGAGGCCGCCTTTTGACAGCGTCCTTGCTGCTTTCCAAGATATCGCAGCCATGCGGCCCAAGGCGACGCCCGACTTTGATCAAGGGTACGTGACGCCCGAGACAACCGTGCGACGGCTGGCCCTGATGGCCCAACAGGGAGATCTGATGGGACGAGACATTCTGCTACTGGGCGATGATGACCTTACAAGCATTGCGGCCGCGCTCTCGGGGCTGCCGCGGCGCATCTGCGTCCTGGATGTGGACGAGCGCATCATCACCTTCATTCGCGACGTGGCTCGGGACCGTGGTTGGGACCACGTCCACGCTGAGGTCTACGACGTGCGGGATGAATTGCCGTCCCATCTCCGCGGCCAGTTTGATGTGTTCTTCACGGACCCGGTCGACACCGTCAAGGGCCTCCTGCTTTTTTTAAGCCGCTGCACAGAGGGGCTGCGTGGGCCCGGTGCCGCGGGCTACTTTGGCCTCTCTTACCTGGAGGCCTCTTGGCGGAAATGGCGGCAGATCCAGCAGGGCATTCTCGACATGGGCTATGCCATCACTGACATGCTGGGCGCCTTCCAGGACTACCTGTTGGAGGACATTGTGGCCCTAGACTGGGCACGCATGGCACCGGTGCCGGTCAAGGAGCCCGATATCCCCTTCTACGTCAGCACCGTCTACCGCCTGGAGCTGGTCGAGGAGCCTCAGCCCCTCTTTTTCGGCCGAGTGGAGCTTGGGCAGGACCTCTACTACGACGAAGAGTTCTGCGTTCCCCTGCAAGAATAG
- a CDS encoding bifunctional homocysteine S-methyltransferase/methylenetetrahydrofolate reductase — MGLLDELKQRILIADGAMGTLLYSHGVDRCFEELNLSNPDEIIHIHEAYIAAGADVIQTNTYGANYVKLARYGLQDEVPAINRAAVRLAKQAANGGAYVLGTIGGLRTLNKSVVPLDEVKRTFREQLFVLLAEGVDGVLLETYYDLEELETVLAIARKETDLPIIAHVSLHEVGVLQDGTPLADALSRLEALGADVVGLNCRLGPHYMIQSLEEVPLPNRAFLSAYPNASLPDYRDGRLVYETNAEYFEEAAKAFRDQGVRLIGGCCGTTPKHIEAMAKALADRTPVTEKTVKRRTASVSVQADRPAPTPLPELARTRRSVIVELDPPKQLGIDKFLAGAKALHDAGIDALTLADNSLATPRISNAAVATIVKERLGVRPLVHITCRDRNLIGLQSHLMGLHTLGITDVLAITGDPSKIGDFPGATSVYDVSSFDLIRLISQFNEGLSYSGKPLGQKTNFSIGAAFNPNVRHLDKAVERMEKKIQCGAHYFLTQPVYSEEKILQIYEATKHLATPIYIGIMPLVSARNAEFLHHEVPGITLSDEIRARMAACGSDPVEAAREGIAIAKSLIDAAFDLFNGIYLITPFLRYDMTVELVRYIHEKEAAAKERKVVHG; from the coding sequence GTGGGGCTGCTCGATGAGTTGAAACAACGCATTCTCATCGCCGACGGAGCGATGGGGACGCTGTTATATTCGCATGGCGTCGACCGTTGTTTTGAAGAATTGAATCTATCGAATCCAGACGAAATCATTCATATTCATGAAGCGTATATCGCGGCGGGCGCCGATGTCATTCAGACGAATACATACGGCGCCAACTATGTGAAACTCGCGCGCTACGGCTTGCAAGACGAGGTGCCGGCGATCAATCGCGCCGCTGTAAGACTGGCGAAGCAAGCAGCCAATGGGGGGGCGTACGTGCTCGGAACGATCGGAGGGCTGCGCACATTGAACAAAAGCGTCGTACCGCTTGACGAAGTGAAGCGGACGTTTCGCGAGCAGCTGTTTGTGCTGCTTGCCGAAGGGGTTGATGGTGTGCTGCTGGAGACGTATTACGATTTGGAAGAGTTGGAGACGGTGCTTGCCATCGCGCGCAAAGAGACGGACTTGCCGATTATCGCCCATGTGTCGCTCCATGAAGTCGGCGTTTTGCAAGACGGCACGCCGCTCGCGGACGCCCTTAGCCGCCTGGAGGCGCTCGGGGCCGATGTTGTCGGGCTCAACTGCCGGCTTGGTCCGCACTATATGATTCAGTCGCTTGAGGAAGTGCCCCTGCCCAATCGCGCATTTTTGTCGGCGTATCCGAACGCGAGCCTCCCGGATTACCGCGACGGCCGGCTTGTCTATGAAACGAACGCGGAATATTTTGAAGAGGCGGCCAAAGCGTTCCGCGATCAAGGGGTGCGCTTGATCGGCGGGTGCTGCGGCACGACGCCGAAACATATTGAGGCAATGGCAAAGGCGCTCGCCGACCGGACGCCGGTGACGGAAAAAACGGTGAAGCGGCGCACGGCATCTGTATCGGTGCAAGCCGATCGGCCCGCGCCGACTCCGCTTCCCGAGCTCGCCCGCACGCGCCGCTCGGTCATTGTCGAACTCGATCCGCCGAAGCAACTCGGCATTGACAAGTTTCTCGCTGGGGCGAAAGCGCTCCATGACGCCGGCATCGACGCGCTGACGTTAGCTGACAACTCACTTGCCACGCCGCGCATCAGCAACGCCGCCGTCGCCACGATCGTGAAAGAGCGGCTCGGCGTCCGCCCGCTCGTGCATATTACGTGCCGCGACCGCAACTTGATCGGCCTGCAGTCGCATTTGATGGGGTTGCATACGCTCGGCATCACCGACGTGCTCGCCATTACCGGCGACCCGTCGAAAATCGGCGATTTCCCGGGAGCGACGTCCGTGTATGATGTGTCGTCATTCGATCTCATCCGCTTGATCAGCCAATTCAACGAGGGATTATCGTACTCGGGCAAACCGCTCGGGCAAAAAACGAACTTCTCGATCGGTGCGGCCTTCAATCCGAACGTCCGCCATTTGGATAAAGCGGTCGAGCGAATGGAGAAAAAAATTCAATGCGGCGCTCACTATTTCTTGACCCAACCGGTTTACTCGGAAGAAAAAATCTTGCAAATATATGAAGCAACGAAACATCTCGCCACGCCGATCTACATTGGCATTATGCCGCTGGTAAGCGCGCGCAACGCCGAGTTTTTGCACCATGAAGTGCCGGGGATCACCCTGTCGGACGAGATTCGCGCCCGCATGGCCGCCTGCGGCAGCGACCCAGTAGAAGCGGCGCGCGAAGGAATTGCCATCGCCAAATCGCTCATTGACGCGGCGTTTGATTTGTTTAACGGCATTTATTTGATCACGCCGTTTTTGCGCTATGACATGACAGTCGAGCTCGTCCGCTACATCCATGAAAAAGAAGCGGCCGCCAAAGAAAGGAAGGTTGTTCATGGCTAA
- the hxlA gene encoding 3-hexulose-6-phosphate synthase: protein MELQLALDLVNIPEAKELVKEVEEYVDIVEIGTPVIINEGLRAVKEIKQEFPHLKVLADLKIMDAAAYEVMKASEAGADIITILGVAEDLSIKGAVEEAKKQGKKILVDMIGVKNLEERAKEVDEFGVDYICVHTGYDLQAVGKNSLEDLATIKRVVKNAKTAIAGGIKLNTLPEVIKAKPDLIIVGGGITGQEDKRAVAAEMKKMIQQGE, encoded by the coding sequence ATGGAATTACAATTAGCATTGGATCTTGTAAACATTCCAGAAGCGAAAGAGCTGGTAAAAGAGGTCGAGGAGTATGTTGATATTGTAGAAATCGGCACTCCAGTTATTATTAATGAAGGTCTTAGAGCCGTAAAGGAAATCAAACAAGAATTCCCTCACTTAAAAGTATTGGCAGACTTAAAAATCATGGATGCAGCCGCATATGAAGTCATGAAAGCATCCGAAGCTGGTGCTGACATTATCACTATACTTGGAGTTGCTGAAGATTTGTCCATCAAAGGCGCCGTGGAAGAAGCTAAAAAACAAGGCAAAAAAATCTTGGTGGACATGATCGGGGTGAAGAATTTAGAAGAACGAGCGAAAGAAGTAGATGAGTTTGGAGTCGACTATATTTGTGTACACACAGGTTATGATCTTCAAGCAGTCGGAAAAAACTCTCTTGAAGACCTTGCAACAATCAAACGTGTCGTGAAAAACGCAAAAACTGCGATCGCAGGCGGCATTAAATTAAACACATTGCCTGAAGTCATTAAAGCAAAACCTGATCTTATCATTGTAGGTGGCGGTATTACTGGTCAAGAAGATAAACGAGCTGTAGCTGCTGAAATGAAAAAAATGATCCAACAAGGTGAATGA
- the adhP gene encoding alcohol dehydrogenase AdhP, translating to MKAAVVEQFKEPLKIKEVKKPTISYGEVLVRIKACGVCHTDLHAAHGDWPVKPKLPLIPGHEGVGIIEEVGPGVTHLKVGDRVGIPWLYSACGHCEYCLSGQETLCEHQENAGYSVDGGYAEYCRAAADYVVKIPDNLSFEEAAPIFCAGVTTYKALKVTGTKPGEWVAIYGIGGLGHVAVQYAKAMGLNVVAVDIGDEKLKLAKELGADLVVNPMKEDATQFMKEKVGGVHAAVVTAVSKPAFKSAYNSIRRGGTCVLVGLPPEEMPIPIFDTVLNGIKIIGSIVGTRKDLQEALQFAAEGKVKTIIEMQPLEKINEVFDRMLKGEINGRVVLTLEDQ from the coding sequence ATGAAAGCTGCTGTAGTGGAACAATTTAAGGAACCATTAAAAATAAAAGAGGTGAAAAAACCAACCATTTCATATGGAGAAGTATTAGTCCGCATTAAAGCATGCGGTGTATGCCATACGGACTTGCATGCCGCTCACGGTGATTGGCCAGTAAAACCAAAACTCCCTTTAATCCCCGGACATGAAGGAGTTGGGATTATCGAAGAAGTAGGTCCGGGCGTAACCCATTTAAAAGTGGGGGATCGCGTTGGAATTCCTTGGTTATATTCTGCTTGCGGACATTGTGAATATTGTTTAAGCGGACAAGAAACATTATGCGAGCACCAAGAAAACGCTGGCTACTCAGTCGATGGGGGGTATGCAGAATATTGTAGAGCTGCGGCAGACTATGTGGTCAAAATTCCTGACAACTTATCGTTTGAAGAAGCTGCTCCAATTTTCTGTGCCGGAGTTACTACCTATAAAGCGTTAAAAGTAACAGGTACAAAACCTGGAGAATGGGTAGCGATCTACGGTATCGGCGGCCTTGGGCACGTTGCCGTTCAATACGCTAAAGCGATGGGACTTAATGTCGTTGCAGTGGATATCGGCGATGAAAAACTTAAACTTGCAAAAGAGCTTGGCGCTGATCTTGTTGTAAACCCTATGAAAGAAGATGCGACGCAATTTATGAAAGAGAAAGTTGGCGGAGTTCACGCGGCAGTTGTAACAGCTGTATCTAAACCAGCCTTTAAATCTGCGTACAATTCTATTCGCAGAGGCGGTACGTGCGTTCTTGTCGGATTGCCGCCGGAAGAAATGCCTATTCCAATTTTTGATACCGTACTAAACGGAATTAAAATTATTGGCTCTATTGTCGGTACACGGAAGGACTTGCAAGAAGCTCTCCAATTCGCTGCGGAAGGTAAAGTAAAAACCATTATTGAAATGCAACCTCTTGAAAAAATTAATGAAGTATTTGACAGAATGCTAAAAGGTGAAATTAACGGACGGGTTGTTTTAACGTTAGAAGATCAATAA
- a CDS encoding SDR family oxidoreductase: MVTKQQTTLPPQHQTRQPGLQTEMNPQPVTIKDSYKGSGKLKNKTAIISGGDSGIGRAVAVHFAKEGADVAILYLNEHEDADETKRLVEQEGRRCLAIAGDIGDEAFCKEAVKQTIEAFGKLDIVVNNAAEQHPQPNFLNITAAQLEKTFRTNVFGCFFLTKAALPHLKSGSAIINTASITAYEGNEQLIDYSATKGAIVAFTRSLAKALVGQGIRVNGVAPGPIWTPLIPSTFKSEQVATFGANTPMKRPGQPCEVAPSYVFLASEEASYITGQMIHVNGGKIVNG, from the coding sequence ATGGTCACAAAGCAACAAACAACGCTGCCCCCGCAGCACCAGACGCGCCAGCCCGGCCTGCAAACGGAGATGAACCCGCAGCCGGTCACGATCAAAGATAGTTATAAAGGAAGCGGCAAGCTCAAAAACAAAACCGCCATCATCAGCGGCGGCGACAGCGGCATCGGCCGCGCGGTCGCGGTTCATTTCGCCAAAGAAGGGGCCGATGTGGCGATTCTCTATCTCAACGAACATGAAGATGCCGACGAAACGAAACGGCTCGTCGAGCAGGAAGGAAGACGGTGTCTGGCCATTGCGGGAGACATTGGCGATGAAGCGTTTTGCAAAGAGGCGGTGAAACAGACGATCGAAGCGTTCGGCAAGCTTGACATCGTCGTCAACAACGCCGCCGAGCAGCACCCGCAGCCGAATTTTCTCAACATCACTGCCGCGCAGCTGGAAAAAACGTTTCGCACGAACGTATTCGGCTGCTTTTTCCTAACGAAAGCGGCGCTCCCACACTTAAAAAGCGGAAGCGCGATTATTAACACCGCTTCGATCACCGCCTACGAAGGAAATGAGCAGCTCATCGACTACTCGGCGACAAAAGGCGCGATCGTCGCCTTCACCCGGTCGCTCGCCAAAGCGCTCGTCGGCCAAGGCATTCGCGTCAACGGCGTCGCCCCAGGCCCGATTTGGACGCCGCTCATCCCGTCGACGTTCAAAAGCGAGCAAGTCGCCACATTCGGCGCCAACACGCCGATGAAACGTCCCGGCCAACCGTGCGAAGTCGCTCCAAGCTATGTCTTTTTAGCCAGCGAGGAGGCATCCTATATTACGGGGCAAATGATTCATGTGAATGGCGGGAAGATTGTCAATGGATAG
- the metH gene encoding methionine synthase: MANITLEQQLQRKILVIDGAMGTMIQSANLSAADFGGEAYEGCNEYLTLTAPPVIRRIHEAYLEAGADIIETNTFGATRIVLDEYNLGHLALELNIEAAKLAKQAAEAFSTPDWPRFVAGSMGPTTKTLSVTGGATFEELVAAYEEQARGLLLGGVDLLLLETCQDTLNVKAGFLGISKAFEAVGRRVPLMISGTIEPMGTTLAGQAIDAFFISVRHMKPIAVGLNCATGPEFMTDHLRTLASLADTAVSCYPNAGLPDEEGRYHETPEMLAEKIRRFAEKGWINIVGGCCGTTPDHIRAIAEAVRGIPPRAIPSSFDVHAVSGIEALIYEETMRPLFVGERTNVIGSRKFKRLIAEGKYEEAAEIARAQVKNGAHVIDICLADPDRDELHDMEQFVREVVKKVKVPLVIDSTDERVIERALTYSQGKAIINSINLEDGEERFAKVVPLLHKYGAAVVVGTIDEQGMAVTAERKLEIALRSYDLLVNRYGVPARDIIFDPLVFPVGTGDEQYIGAAKETIEGIRLIKERLPHCLTMLGISNVSFGLPPAGREVLNSVFLYHCTQAGLDYAIVNTEKLERFASIPEEEVRMAEALLFDTSDETLNTFIEFYRSKITAAKPAEENLSLEERLARYVIEGSKDGLIPDLEKALETYSDPLSIINGPLMAGMDEVGRLFNNNQLIVAEVLQSAEVMKAAVAFLEPYMEKKEGSTKGKVILATVKGDVHDIGKNLVDIILSNNGYEVIDLGIKVAPQQLIEAVREHQPDIIGLSGLLVKSAQQMVVTAQDLRQAGISTPILVGGAALTRKFTENKIAPEYDGIVLYAKDAMDGLALANQLQQGEIDYKKKEATENEPTRPTAVATAFKSNVSTDVPVYIPADLERHVLRNVPLDHVLPYVNWQMVLGHHLGLKGKVKRLLEERDEKALALKAVVDELVAEAKERGWIQPAGVYRFFPAQSDGNRVYVYDPVDHKTVLETFDFPRQPRAPHLCLADYLKSKESGEMDYVGLFAVTAGHGVRELAQQWKDEGEFLKSHAIQALALEIAEGFAERIHQIMRDRWGFPDDPDFTMEERFAAKYQGQRYSFGYPACPNLEDQEKLFRLLHPEDIGIRLTDGYMMEPEASVSAIVFAHPEARYFNVL, encoded by the coding sequence ATGGCTAACATCACCTTAGAACAGCAGCTGCAGCGAAAAATTCTCGTCATTGACGGCGCGATGGGGACGATGATCCAAAGCGCCAACCTATCAGCCGCCGATTTTGGCGGCGAGGCGTATGAAGGGTGCAACGAATATTTGACCCTCACCGCCCCGCCTGTCATCCGCCGCATTCACGAAGCGTATTTGGAAGCGGGCGCTGACATCATCGAAACGAACACGTTCGGGGCGACGCGCATTGTGCTCGATGAATACAACCTCGGGCATTTGGCGCTCGAGTTGAACATCGAAGCGGCCAAGCTCGCCAAACAAGCGGCGGAGGCGTTCTCAACTCCCGACTGGCCGCGCTTTGTCGCCGGGTCGATGGGGCCGACGACGAAGACGTTGTCGGTGACAGGCGGCGCGACCTTTGAGGAACTCGTCGCCGCCTATGAAGAACAAGCGCGCGGGCTGCTGTTGGGCGGCGTCGATCTTCTGTTGCTGGAGACGTGCCAAGATACGTTGAACGTAAAAGCTGGATTTCTCGGCATTTCCAAGGCGTTTGAGGCGGTCGGCCGCCGCGTGCCGCTCATGATTTCCGGCACGATCGAGCCGATGGGCACGACGCTCGCCGGCCAGGCGATCGATGCGTTTTTCATCTCGGTGCGCCATATGAAGCCGATCGCCGTCGGCTTAAACTGCGCGACCGGCCCGGAGTTTATGACCGACCATTTGCGGACGCTCGCCTCGCTTGCGGATACGGCGGTCAGCTGCTATCCGAACGCCGGGCTGCCGGATGAAGAAGGCCGCTACCATGAAACGCCGGAGATGTTGGCAGAGAAAATCCGCCGCTTTGCCGAAAAGGGATGGATCAACATCGTCGGCGGGTGTTGCGGCACGACGCCGGACCATATTCGCGCCATCGCCGAAGCGGTGCGCGGCATCCCGCCGCGGGCGATCCCGTCTTCGTTTGACGTCCACGCCGTCTCCGGCATCGAGGCGCTCATTTATGAGGAAACGATGCGCCCGCTCTTTGTCGGCGAGCGGACAAACGTCATCGGCTCGCGCAAATTCAAGCGCCTCATCGCCGAAGGGAAATACGAAGAAGCGGCGGAAATCGCCCGCGCACAAGTGAAAAACGGCGCCCATGTCATCGACATTTGCCTCGCCGACCCAGACCGCGACGAACTCCATGACATGGAGCAGTTCGTCCGCGAAGTCGTGAAAAAAGTGAAAGTGCCGCTTGTCATCGATTCAACCGACGAGCGCGTCATCGAGCGCGCCCTCACCTACTCGCAAGGGAAAGCGATCATCAATTCGATCAACTTGGAAGACGGCGAGGAGCGGTTTGCGAAAGTCGTTCCTCTCTTGCACAAATACGGCGCCGCTGTCGTCGTCGGCACGATCGATGAACAAGGAATGGCGGTCACCGCCGAACGGAAGCTGGAAATTGCCTTGCGTTCGTATGACTTGCTCGTTAACCGCTACGGGGTGCCGGCGCGCGACATCATTTTCGATCCGCTCGTCTTCCCGGTCGGCACCGGTGATGAGCAATACATCGGCGCGGCGAAAGAAACGATCGAAGGGATCCGCCTCATTAAAGAGCGGCTTCCTCATTGTTTAACGATGCTCGGCATCAGCAACGTCTCGTTCGGCTTGCCGCCGGCCGGGCGCGAGGTGCTCAACTCCGTCTTTTTGTACCATTGCACGCAAGCTGGGCTCGATTATGCGATCGTCAACACTGAGAAGCTTGAGCGGTTCGCCTCGATTCCGGAAGAGGAAGTGCGGATGGCCGAAGCGCTTTTGTTTGACACGAGCGATGAAACATTAAACACCTTTATCGAATTTTACCGAAGCAAAATCACCGCCGCCAAGCCGGCTGAGGAGAACTTGAGCTTGGAAGAGCGGCTCGCCCGCTACGTCATTGAAGGGTCGAAGGACGGACTCATTCCCGATTTAGAGAAGGCGCTTGAGACCTACTCCGATCCGCTGTCGATCATCAACGGTCCGCTTATGGCCGGCATGGATGAAGTCGGGCGGCTGTTCAACAACAACCAGCTCATCGTCGCCGAAGTATTGCAAAGCGCGGAAGTGATGAAAGCGGCCGTCGCCTTTTTAGAGCCGTATATGGAAAAGAAAGAAGGAAGCACAAAAGGAAAAGTCATTCTCGCCACCGTCAAAGGCGATGTCCATGACATCGGCAAAAACTTGGTCGACATCATTTTAAGCAACAACGGCTACGAGGTGATCGACCTCGGCATTAAAGTCGCTCCGCAGCAACTCATTGAAGCGGTGCGCGAACATCAGCCCGACATCATCGGGTTGTCGGGCTTGCTTGTCAAATCGGCCCAACAGATGGTCGTCACCGCCCAAGATTTGCGGCAAGCCGGCATCTCAACGCCCATTTTAGTCGGCGGCGCCGCCTTGACGCGCAAATTTACCGAAAACAAAATCGCACCCGAATACGACGGCATCGTCTTGTACGCGAAAGACGCCATGGACGGGCTCGCGCTCGCCAACCAACTCCAGCAAGGCGAAATTGACTACAAGAAAAAAGAAGCGACCGAAAACGAGCCGACACGGCCAACGGCGGTCGCCACCGCGTTCAAATCGAACGTCTCGACCGACGTTCCCGTCTACATCCCGGCCGACCTCGAGCGCCACGTGCTGCGAAACGTGCCGCTTGACCATGTGTTGCCGTACGTCAACTGGCAAATGGTGCTCGGCCACCACCTCGGCTTGAAAGGAAAAGTGAAGCGGCTGCTTGAAGAACGGGACGAAAAAGCGTTGGCGTTAAAAGCGGTCGTCGACGAACTCGTTGCCGAAGCGAAAGAACGCGGCTGGATTCAACCCGCCGGCGTCTACCGCTTCTTCCCGGCGCAAAGCGACGGCAACCGCGTCTACGTTTACGATCCGGTTGATCACAAAACCGTGCTCGAGACATTCGACTTCCCGCGCCAACCGCGGGCGCCGCATCTTTGCCTCGCCGATTATTTGAAATCGAAAGAAAGCGGCGAAATGGATTACGTCGGCTTGTTCGCCGTCACGGCCGGGCATGGCGTCCGCGAACTCGCCCAACAGTGGAAAGACGAAGGCGAATTTTTGAAAAGCCATGCCATCCAAGCGTTGGCGCTCGAGATTGCCGAAGGATTCGCCGAGCGCATCCACCAAATTATGCGCGACCGCTGGGGCTTCCCGGACGACCCGGATTTCACGATGGAAGAGCGCTTCGCCGCCAAATACCAAGGCCAGCGCTACTCGTTCGGCTACCCGGCCTGTCCGAACTTGGAAGATCAAGAAAAGCTGTTCCGCCTGCTTCATCCAGAAGACATCGGCATCCGCCTCACCGACGGCTACATGATGGAGCCCGAAGCATCAGTTTCGGCGATCGTCTTCGCCCATCCAGAGGCACGGTATTTCAATGTGTTATAA
- the speE gene encoding polyamine aminopropyltransferase: MELWYTEKQTLDHGITTKIRRTLHHEKTEFQTLDVIETVQFGNMLVLDGMVMTTDVDEFVYHEMITHVAMNTHPNPEHVLVVGGGDGGAIREILKYPSVKTATLAEIDGKVIEASKTYFPKIAGALDDPRVKIEVVDGIKHVEENKGKYDVILVDSTEPVGLAVGLFQKPFYQSIFEALKEDGIMVAQTESPWFNRDLIRRVFKDISSLFPITRLYTASIPTYPSGLWSFTIGSKKYDPMEVDETRFHQVDTRYYHPRMHKALFQLPVFVQELITVERK, encoded by the coding sequence ATGGAACTGTGGTATACAGAAAAACAAACTCTCGATCATGGAATCACAACCAAGATTCGTCGTACTTTACACCATGAAAAAACGGAATTTCAAACCCTTGATGTAATTGAAACAGTCCAATTTGGCAACATGCTTGTTTTAGATGGCATGGTAATGACTACCGATGTTGATGAGTTTGTATACCATGAAATGATTACCCATGTGGCGATGAATACCCATCCTAATCCGGAACATGTGCTTGTTGTTGGCGGTGGAGATGGGGGAGCCATTCGTGAGATTTTAAAATATCCTTCGGTAAAAACAGCTACTTTGGCAGAGATTGATGGCAAAGTGATCGAAGCTTCCAAAACTTATTTCCCCAAAATCGCGGGTGCTTTAGATGATCCACGCGTCAAAATTGAAGTAGTTGACGGAATTAAACATGTTGAAGAAAACAAAGGAAAATATGATGTGATTTTGGTGGATTCCACCGAGCCTGTGGGACTAGCTGTTGGCTTGTTCCAAAAGCCGTTTTATCAATCGATTTTTGAAGCACTAAAAGAAGACGGAATCATGGTTGCACAAACGGAATCTCCTTGGTTTAACCGTGATCTGATTCGTCGAGTATTTAAGGATATCTCTTCGCTCTTCCCAATTACGCGCCTTTATACTGCGAGCATTCCTACCTATCCAAGCGGGTTGTGGAGCTTTACGATTGGTTCTAAAAAGTATGATCCTATGGAAGTGGATGAGACGAGGTTCCATCAAGTTGATACCCGCTATTATCATCCGAGAATGCACAAAGCCCTTTTCCAGTTGCCTGTGTTCGTGCAAGAGTTGATCACTGTGGAGAGAAAATAA